The Nocardioides panzhihuensis genome has a segment encoding these proteins:
- a CDS encoding ABC transporter substrate-binding protein, which yields MIRPMIATAALVLATTTACGAGADAAGDEAAVDGFPVTIDNCGVEVSLDAPPERVVMLKSAAVPYLHALGVMDRVVARAGDYPDDYYDAETQAELDDIPLLTDEMDTSGHLQISKEIVIGEEPDLVLGEVENLSRDTLDAVDIKLLEEPAMCAEGVADPGFDDVYSQLETYGKVFDREDEATKAVADLRERVTDLEAKKVGEGRTAAVLYPTVGGGVTYAYGTRSMAHPQLEAAGFEDVFADVDERVFEVSTEDLLERDPDVIILLHNTGDPKEVEESVTQLAGAEDLTAVRNGDVMAQLFNFTEPPSALSVDGLERIIDRFGK from the coding sequence ATGATCCGTCCCATGATCGCCACCGCCGCGCTCGTGCTGGCCACGACCACCGCGTGCGGCGCCGGTGCAGACGCGGCCGGCGACGAGGCCGCCGTGGACGGTTTCCCGGTCACCATCGACAACTGCGGCGTCGAGGTCAGCCTCGACGCCCCACCGGAGCGCGTCGTCATGCTGAAGAGCGCCGCGGTGCCCTACCTGCACGCTCTCGGCGTGATGGACCGGGTCGTGGCCCGAGCCGGCGACTATCCGGACGACTACTACGACGCCGAGACCCAGGCCGAGCTCGACGACATCCCGCTGCTCACCGACGAGATGGACACGAGCGGTCACCTGCAGATCTCCAAGGAGATCGTGATCGGGGAGGAGCCCGACCTGGTTCTCGGCGAGGTCGAGAACCTGTCCCGAGACACTCTCGACGCCGTCGACATCAAGCTCCTCGAGGAGCCCGCGATGTGTGCCGAGGGCGTCGCAGACCCCGGCTTCGACGACGTCTACAGCCAGCTGGAGACCTACGGCAAGGTCTTCGACCGCGAGGACGAAGCCACCAAGGCCGTGGCTGACCTGCGTGAACGCGTCACCGACCTGGAGGCGAAGAAGGTCGGCGAAGGACGTACGGCGGCGGTTCTCTACCCCACCGTCGGCGGCGGCGTGACCTATGCCTACGGGACCAGGTCGATGGCCCACCCGCAGCTGGAGGCGGCCGGGTTCGAGGACGTCTTCGCCGACGTCGACGAGCGTGTCTTCGAGGTCTCGACCGAGGATCTCCTCGAGCGCGACCCCGACGTGATCATCCTGCTCCACAACACCGGTGACCCGAAAGAGGTCGAGGAGTCGGTCACCCAGCTCGCCGGCGCCGAGGATCTCACCGCGGTCAGGAACGGCGACGTGATGGCGCAGCTGTTCAACTTCACCGAGCCTCCCTCGGCGCTCTCGGTCGACGGCCTGGAGCGCATCATCGACAGGTTCGGCAAGTGA